One genomic segment of Gemmatimonadota bacterium includes these proteins:
- the pdhA gene encoding pyruvate dehydrogenase (acetyl-transferring) E1 component subunit alpha, with protein sequence MAVSTSNAPKARRRGTDAPYADQYQDWLRMMLLIRRFEERAGEAYSIGQIGGFCHLYIGQEAVAVGLISALRSDDYVISAYREHGQALARGMTSRSIMAELYGKATGCSGGKGGSMHLFDLEKGFMGGHGIVGGQIPLGAGFAWAAKYRKTEQVSLTFFGEAAANIGAFHEALNIAGLWKLPAIFVIENNGYGMGTAVKRSAAITDLHLRAASYGMPGVEVDGQDIVAVREAAETAYARARAGEGPTLLDIRTFRYVGHSMSDAASGTYRSKEELDASRQRDPIALLEARMRDAGLLDDAGLAELEASVAAEVADAATFAEESPEPDASALFTDVLAPHGEDT encoded by the coding sequence ATGGCCGTTAGCACCAGCAACGCCCCCAAGGCACGCCGCCGCGGGACCGACGCCCCCTACGCCGACCAGTATCAGGACTGGTTGCGCATGATGTTGCTGATCCGTCGATTCGAGGAGCGCGCCGGTGAGGCGTACTCGATCGGCCAGATCGGCGGCTTCTGCCACCTCTACATCGGGCAGGAAGCGGTCGCCGTCGGACTGATCTCGGCGCTGCGCTCCGATGACTACGTGATCTCCGCCTACCGTGAACACGGCCAGGCGTTGGCGCGCGGCATGACGTCGCGCTCGATCATGGCGGAGCTCTACGGCAAGGCCACCGGCTGCTCGGGGGGCAAGGGCGGCTCGATGCACCTGTTCGATCTCGAGAAGGGCTTCATGGGTGGGCACGGCATCGTCGGCGGCCAGATTCCGCTCGGCGCCGGCTTCGCCTGGGCGGCCAAGTACCGGAAGACGGAGCAGGTCTCGCTCACCTTCTTCGGCGAGGCCGCGGCCAACATCGGCGCGTTCCACGAGGCGTTGAACATCGCCGGCCTCTGGAAGCTGCCGGCGATCTTCGTGATCGAGAACAACGGCTACGGCATGGGGACGGCGGTGAAGCGGTCGGCGGCGATCACCGACTTGCACCTGCGCGCGGCGAGCTACGGAATGCCCGGCGTCGAGGTGGATGGGCAGGACATCGTCGCCGTGCGCGAGGCGGCCGAGACGGCGTACGCTCGGGCTCGTGCCGGCGAGGGGCCGACGCTCCTCGACATCCGGACCTTCCGCTATGTCGGCCACTCGATGTCGGATGCGGCGAGCGGGACGTACCGCAGCAAGGAAGAGCTCGACGCCTCACGCCAGCGCGACCCGATCGCCCTGCTCGAGGCGCGGATGCGGGACGCCGGCTTGCTGGACGACGCCGGACTCGCCGAGCTCGAGGCGTCGGTCGCGGCCGAAGTCGCCGATGCGGCGACCTTCGCCGAGGAATCGCCGGAGCCGGACGCGAGCGCTCTCTTCACCGATGTCCTGGCGCCGCACGGGGAGGACACCTGA
- the lipA gene encoding lipoyl synthase: MVPVAPARKPSWLKVKAPGGQSYIKIQAMMRELGLHTVCEEARCPNIGECWEHKAATFMILGDVCTRNCTYCAVSHGTPKAFDPTEPVKLAEAVARMGLEHVVITSVDRDDLPNGGAEAFAGCITEIKARLPNTSVEVLIPDFKGSEQALRIVMEAKPDILNHNLETAERLYRLARPGGRYDRALRVLANARAMDATALTKSGIILGMGEEWDEVVTCLRDLRRSDVNIVTLGQYLRPSDGHLPVVRYYTPDEFAELREIGLRMGFSHVESSPLTRSSYHAWDQVRSARAQTEPSESILATAPESF; encoded by the coding sequence ATGGTTCCCGTCGCCCCCGCCCGAAAGCCGAGTTGGCTGAAGGTGAAGGCGCCCGGCGGGCAATCCTATATCAAGATCCAGGCGATGATGCGCGAGCTCGGCCTCCACACCGTGTGTGAGGAGGCCCGTTGCCCGAACATCGGCGAGTGCTGGGAGCACAAGGCCGCCACCTTCATGATCCTGGGTGACGTCTGCACGCGGAACTGCACCTACTGTGCGGTGTCCCACGGCACCCCGAAGGCGTTCGACCCGACCGAGCCAGTGAAGCTGGCCGAAGCGGTGGCGCGGATGGGGCTGGAGCACGTGGTGATCACCTCGGTGGATCGCGACGACCTGCCGAACGGTGGAGCGGAGGCATTCGCGGGTTGTATCACCGAGATCAAGGCGCGCCTGCCCAACACCTCGGTCGAAGTGCTGATCCCGGACTTCAAGGGATCGGAGCAGGCGCTCCGGATCGTGATGGAGGCGAAGCCGGACATCCTCAATCACAATCTCGAGACCGCCGAGCGGCTCTACCGCCTGGCGCGCCCGGGTGGTCGATACGACCGTGCCCTCCGCGTGCTCGCGAACGCGCGCGCGATGGATGCCACCGCCCTCACCAAGTCGGGGATCATCCTCGGCATGGGCGAGGAGTGGGATGAGGTAGTCACCTGCCTGCGCGACTTGCGCCGCAGCGACGTCAACATTGTCACCCTCGGGCAGTACCTCCGGCCATCGGATGGTCACCTCCCGGTGGTGCGGTATTACACGCCGGACGAATTCGCGGAGCTCCGCGAGATCGGGCTGCGGATGGGCTTCTCGCATGTCGAGAGCTCGCCGCTGACGCGTTCGTCCTATCATGCCTGGGATCAAGTCCGATCCGCGCGCGCCCAGACCGAGCCGAGCGAGTCGATTCTCGCCACCGCCCCGGAGAGCTTCTAA
- a CDS encoding ABC transporter ATP-binding protein, with the protein MPPILTTRELTVQYPTFTLGPLGFVIEGGETVALLGANAAGKTTLLRAVTGRLLDRRGLVEVAGRDPQDAPDAWRAKIGFAGEKPPADAALRVREWYAFLRDCYPTWDDAYQRDLSARLGLDTGERIAALSRGTAVKAAYIGAEAYRPELLVLDEPTNGLDPVVRLELLALLRECFAESPGRALLFSSHLLEDVESLCDRALLLRRGQLVGELAGDALTEARASGQLTALVADVLRDRQ; encoded by the coding sequence GTGCCTCCGATCCTGACCACCCGTGAGCTCACTGTCCAGTACCCGACCTTCACCCTCGGCCCGTTGGGGTTCGTGATCGAGGGGGGGGAGACGGTCGCGCTGCTTGGGGCGAACGCGGCCGGGAAGACCACCCTCCTCCGGGCGGTCACCGGGCGTCTCCTGGACCGCCGTGGACTCGTCGAGGTGGCCGGGAGAGACCCGCAGGACGCCCCGGACGCGTGGCGCGCCAAGATCGGCTTTGCGGGCGAGAAGCCTCCGGCCGACGCCGCCCTCCGGGTGCGGGAGTGGTATGCCTTTCTCCGGGATTGTTACCCCACCTGGGATGATGCCTACCAGCGCGACCTCTCCGCCCGGCTCGGCCTGGATACCGGGGAGCGCATCGCGGCACTGTCCCGCGGCACCGCCGTGAAGGCGGCCTACATCGGCGCCGAGGCCTATCGGCCGGAGTTGCTCGTCCTCGACGAACCGACCAACGGACTCGATCCGGTGGTGCGCCTCGAACTGCTGGCGCTGCTCCGCGAGTGCTTTGCCGAATCGCCGGGGCGGGCGCTGCTCTTTTCGTCGCACCTGCTCGAAGACGTCGAGTCGCTGTGTGACCGCGCGCTGTTGCTCCGTCGCGGACAACTGGTGGGTGAACTTGCCGGCGACGCGCTCACCGAGGCGCGGGCCTCGGGTCAACTCACGGCGCTCGTGGCCGACGTCCTTCGCGACCGGCAATGA
- the thiO gene encoding glycine oxidase ThiO: protein MTTKTADVVVIGGGAVGSATARALAVAGAKVILLQRPETPGEGWRAAAGMLAAQIEGTTDDPLLNLALAGRAFYRRHADGLRETTGIDIGLQLTGILQVARSEADAASYRTKVAWQRQQAHRADWLDPEEVEEGWPWLAPGLGAFWSPEDGSLDPARTVRAFRADAVRLGTTIIEDTATGLDRNGDTLLGVIGEAGRYAAGHVVLAGGAWAGRIEHLPRPVSVEPVRGQMAAFPWPEGIGQAVVYGTRCYLLRRGDEMLVGATMEHAGFEVTTTADGLADLFARASALYPPLASMTPLRSWAGLRPGTPDGRPIIGPEPRLPGLWYAAGHGRNGILLAGVTGELIAASIRGEPWSDEMHAVRANRFWNW, encoded by the coding sequence GTGACGACCAAGACGGCAGACGTGGTGGTGATCGGAGGCGGCGCGGTCGGCTCGGCCACGGCCCGTGCCCTCGCCGTGGCCGGCGCCAAGGTGATTCTGTTGCAGCGGCCCGAAACCCCGGGCGAGGGGTGGCGCGCCGCGGCCGGGATGCTCGCGGCCCAGATTGAGGGGACGACCGACGACCCGCTGCTGAATCTGGCCCTCGCGGGCCGGGCCTTCTATCGACGGCACGCCGACGGCCTGCGCGAGACGACCGGAATCGACATCGGGCTCCAACTCACCGGGATCCTGCAGGTCGCCCGCAGCGAGGCGGATGCCGCCTCGTACCGGACCAAGGTCGCCTGGCAGCGGCAGCAGGCCCACCGCGCGGATTGGCTCGACCCCGAAGAGGTCGAGGAAGGGTGGCCGTGGCTCGCGCCCGGGCTCGGCGCGTTCTGGTCGCCAGAGGACGGCTCGCTCGACCCGGCCCGGACGGTGCGCGCATTCCGCGCTGACGCCGTGCGACTCGGCACCACCATCATCGAGGACACCGCCACCGGGCTCGACCGGAACGGTGACACCCTGCTCGGCGTGATCGGCGAGGCCGGCCGCTACGCCGCAGGGCATGTCGTGTTGGCGGGGGGGGCGTGGGCGGGTCGGATCGAGCATCTGCCCCGGCCAGTCTCCGTGGAGCCGGTGCGCGGCCAGATGGCGGCGTTTCCGTGGCCGGAGGGGATTGGGCAGGCGGTGGTCTACGGGACGCGGTGCTATCTGCTCCGTCGCGGAGACGAGATGCTCGTCGGCGCGACGATGGAGCACGCCGGATTCGAAGTCACCACCACCGCCGACGGGCTCGCCGATCTCTTCGCGCGGGCGTCCGCGCTCTACCCGCCCCTCGCGAGCATGACACCGCTGCGCAGCTGGGCCGGCCTCCGGCCCGGCACGCCGGACGGACGGCCGATCATCGGTCCCGAGCCACGGCTGCCCGGGCTCTGGTATGCCGCGGGGCATGGCCGCAATGGCATTCTGCTCGCGGGCGTCACCGGCGAGTTGATTGCAGCCTCGATTCGTGGCGAACCGTGGAGCGACGAGATGCATGCGGTGCGGGCCAATCGCTTCTGGAACTGGTAG
- a CDS encoding DUF3108 domain-containing protein: MTLLFAGLSLLLQTTAPLPAAPALAPAPFGVGESLVFKGKFNLFRPCCATLSVEAIDTVRGVPSYRFSFNSKISILGIFTSESQLVSWTGVDDFISRRFLKVMSDTKPPRQDFKIYPDSGFYRRNLDTATKATSTVPLDDVAFFYYIRRVPLEVGRTYEYHNYWRKSQNPVRVQVLKREMMQLPDGSKVNCLVLYPIVDEKNGMFSKTSNARLWLTDDARRIPVQIRSTYNFGDVTLILDRMTLAPASRGD; encoded by the coding sequence CTGCCGCTCCCGCACTCGCGCCGGCGCCGTTCGGCGTCGGGGAGTCGCTGGTCTTCAAGGGGAAGTTCAATCTCTTCCGCCCCTGTTGTGCCACGCTCTCGGTCGAAGCGATCGACACCGTGCGCGGCGTGCCGAGCTACCGCTTCTCGTTCAACTCGAAGATCTCGATTCTCGGCATCTTCACGAGCGAGAGTCAGCTCGTCTCGTGGACCGGTGTCGACGACTTCATCTCGCGCCGCTTCCTCAAGGTGATGTCGGACACCAAGCCGCCGCGGCAGGACTTCAAGATCTATCCCGACTCCGGCTTCTATCGCCGCAACCTCGACACGGCAACGAAGGCCACCTCGACGGTGCCCCTCGACGACGTCGCGTTCTTCTATTACATCCGGCGGGTACCGCTCGAGGTGGGGCGGACGTACGAGTACCACAATTACTGGCGGAAGAGCCAGAACCCGGTGCGGGTGCAGGTGCTCAAGCGCGAGATGATGCAGCTCCCCGACGGATCGAAGGTGAACTGCCTGGTGCTCTACCCGATCGTCGATGAGAAGAACGGCATGTTCTCGAAGACGTCGAACGCTCGGCTCTGGCTGACGGATGACGCGCGACGGATTCCGGTGCAGATCCGCTCGACCTACAACTTCGGCGACGTCACCCTGATCCTCGACCGGATGACCCTCGCCCCGGCGAGCCGCGGCGACTGA